Proteins from a genomic interval of Oceanispirochaeta crateris:
- a CDS encoding AEC family transporter, giving the protein MNVLIQTLQGVVPVFLLIVIGTMLKHKKVIGPAFQKSSSIICFKLGLPALIFLKIAGLDFSGVFNFDEILIMLSITVVTMIVTLLVSLKLSDVSQRGPFSQGAFRGNIAIIGLALVLNLYGEDLAARGAMIVSVMLPVFNILSVIALTLPQHGMSVKGLVTSLKNIIKNPIILSVLAALGFSLLKIPVPVILGRLLAYLSDLALPLALINIGGSLSAKGFREKGKLALYSALIKTVILPVIAVIIFYNKGYNQEELGLVFLFMGAPTALSSHIMAESMDNDGDLAALIIMVTTSLAAVTTLIGISIINSL; this is encoded by the coding sequence ATGAATGTTTTAATCCAAACACTACAGGGTGTCGTCCCGGTATTCCTTCTCATAGTCATTGGAACGATGCTGAAACATAAAAAAGTAATCGGTCCAGCCTTTCAAAAGAGTTCATCCATTATCTGCTTCAAACTGGGATTACCGGCTTTGATCTTTTTAAAGATTGCCGGGCTAGATTTCTCAGGTGTTTTTAATTTTGACGAAATACTCATCATGCTGAGCATCACCGTCGTGACTATGATCGTGACTCTCCTCGTCAGCTTAAAGCTGTCAGATGTATCACAAAGAGGACCTTTTTCACAGGGAGCATTCAGAGGGAATATAGCCATCATAGGACTGGCTCTCGTACTGAACCTCTACGGTGAGGATCTAGCGGCACGGGGAGCCATGATCGTTTCTGTCATGTTACCCGTCTTTAATATTCTATCTGTCATAGCCCTTACTCTTCCCCAACACGGTATGTCTGTAAAAGGCCTTGTAACATCTCTGAAAAACATAATTAAAAACCCTATTATTCTCTCCGTTCTGGCAGCATTGGGATTCTCCCTTTTAAAAATACCCGTCCCTGTGATCCTAGGACGGCTCCTGGCCTACCTGTCCGACCTGGCTCTGCCTCTGGCTTTGATCAATATCGGAGGATCTCTATCTGCCAAAGGATTTAGGGAGAAAGGAAAACTGGCCCTGTATTCCGCCTTGATAAAAACTGTCATCCTGCCCGTAATAGCTGTCATAATTTTTTACAATAAGGGATATAATCAGGAGGAACTGGGATTAGTATTTCTTTTTATGGGTGCTCCCACTGCCCTATCCAGCCATATTATGGCCGAATCCATGGACAATGACGGCGATCTTGCGGCGTTAATCATCATGGTGACGACCTCTCTGGCTGCTGTAACAACACTGATAGGTATCAGTATAATAAACAGTCTTTGA
- the rlmB gene encoding 23S rRNA (guanosine(2251)-2'-O)-methyltransferase RlmB, producing the protein MERIISSYHSIMESMKTGEGTLYVCKSNKRISDLESLAKSKNITVTDITPDQMNKMSGSDGHKGVLFVQTVPKNSPGSTQKYGDLKNFLQCKEGEEQLLVLLLDGITDPHNLGAILRSADLFSVDLVLIPGNRSAGINATVAKVSVGAHAWVPSLQISNSARALETLKENGFWVYGADMGGSTAAKTDLKGRTCLVLGSEGKGISRLLKDKCDTMVSIPTSGHVDSLNVSVAAGILMYEVIRQRG; encoded by the coding sequence ATGGAACGTATTATAAGCTCCTATCACAGCATCATGGAAAGCATGAAAACCGGTGAAGGGACCCTCTATGTTTGCAAGAGCAATAAACGCATCAGTGATTTAGAGTCATTGGCTAAATCTAAGAATATTACAGTGACGGACATTACTCCCGATCAGATGAATAAAATGAGTGGATCTGATGGTCATAAGGGTGTTCTGTTTGTCCAGACAGTCCCCAAAAATTCGCCTGGGTCGACTCAGAAGTACGGAGATCTTAAGAACTTTCTCCAGTGTAAAGAGGGGGAAGAACAGCTCCTTGTTCTTCTATTAGATGGAATTACAGACCCCCATAATCTGGGAGCCATTCTAAGATCTGCCGATCTCTTTTCAGTAGACCTTGTTTTGATTCCTGGAAACAGAAGCGCCGGGATCAATGCTACCGTTGCCAAAGTATCAGTGGGGGCCCATGCCTGGGTTCCCTCGCTGCAGATCAGCAATTCCGCCAGGGCTCTTGAAACTTTGAAAGAGAATGGGTTTTGGGTCTACGGTGCCGATATGGGGGGCTCTACAGCAGCCAAGACAGACTTAAAAGGCAGAACCTGTCTGGTCCTTGGTTCTGAGGGGAAGGGAATCTCCCGTCTGCTGAAAGATAAATGTGACACCATGGTCAGCATACCCACTTCCGGGCATGTGGACTCCCTCAACGTTTCTGTTGCGGCGGGTATTCTAATGTATGAAGTTATCAGACAAAGAGGCTGA
- a CDS encoding ATP-binding protein — MPFLTAQNQELEKSPHSVLFLFSYHPGHEWEDVLYKTLLEGMKENLPGVDLFVQYMDSKRYSLEERADSILTQLRTDIPSDLLLIVAVDDNALHFLTNKGQDLFPGVPIVFCGINDYPQFQDKLKSPHTGVISRVNLQDTLKLAQSLIPGVKKVFVISDATPTGYGNKQMVEDQARDLQGDLTQLDFHYIDHHHFSTDELLSWSGTLKKDSIILLTSWYRDERATFISEKEFVRRLQRATSVPVFNLLHIRQGVLGGKVTSGENQAKIVLEQINSIVKGSNPSSIPIVDTDTSIYVIDHERMNYWGFRESLLPEDVLLLNQSPVTSYRITIQLLGFSILVLLLIMLTLIRQSILLNKSSIEVEKQKQILFTTLNSIGDGVISTDRESTVTFLNEVAQRISGWSLEEALSQPLSQILSLQRDPNGESLIDPVQRILRGSPVHVQEQDTMLLNRHGLNIHILVRISPIHDPESGTLSGVIIVFRDISDSDKMQQKLHNEQRRLRDAQAMAMVGNWEYDPEFDRYWYSKEVFTLTGIHPNDDEIPESLDLMKIIFSQWKKDVPLSAMFHNEDSLVKSLMTIPSKDGSRILHLMARLARNPESGKIIVTGIIQDFSELTQTRAALKASQEQLRQAARMEAVGKLAGGIAHEFNNLLQIILGYSQLLKDEAAGQQIVEYVEPILKTAASARNLTRQLLLFSRKENLDMEAFSMSRLVYNLIPIFSRLLEENIQLKSDLQGGDDWVLADQHQIEQVLINLCLNARDAMLRGGILTISQSIESTFRSFPGIDGTIPAGDYVHLTVQDNGSGIDESILPEIFDPFFTTKEREKGTGLGLSIVYGIIRQHKGYLNVKTDPEKGSSFHIYLPRIEPIVSTSKKVTLHENHEEPVVDTIVYMAEDDPMVRQLTETMLRNSGYIVKSFMNGKDLIETLEKKQKDAEQIDLFLLDVIMPELGGVQAYHNLRSSGYDVPVLFMSGYTEERLKNLPEFQNVGLIRKPFTLKDLTARIQALLA, encoded by the coding sequence ATGCCTTTCTTAACAGCCCAGAATCAAGAACTTGAAAAGTCCCCTCATTCAGTTTTGTTTCTCTTTTCTTATCATCCCGGACATGAGTGGGAAGATGTTCTGTATAAGACTCTCCTGGAAGGGATGAAAGAGAATCTTCCCGGTGTGGATCTCTTTGTGCAGTACATGGACAGCAAACGCTATTCCCTGGAGGAGAGAGCTGATTCTATTTTGACTCAACTCAGAACTGATATCCCTTCGGATTTGCTCCTCATTGTGGCTGTCGATGATAATGCACTTCATTTCCTGACGAATAAGGGGCAGGATCTATTTCCCGGGGTTCCCATAGTTTTCTGTGGAATCAATGATTACCCCCAATTTCAGGACAAGCTGAAATCTCCACATACGGGTGTTATCAGCCGGGTCAATCTTCAAGATACTCTGAAATTGGCACAGAGTCTGATTCCCGGGGTTAAAAAAGTTTTTGTAATATCAGATGCCACTCCCACGGGCTATGGGAACAAACAGATGGTTGAAGATCAGGCCCGTGATTTACAGGGAGATCTGACTCAACTTGACTTCCACTACATTGACCATCATCATTTTAGTACAGATGAATTGCTCTCATGGAGTGGAACCCTCAAAAAAGATTCTATTATACTCCTAACCAGTTGGTATCGTGATGAACGCGCTACGTTTATTAGTGAAAAGGAGTTTGTCAGGAGATTGCAGAGGGCCACTTCAGTTCCGGTTTTTAATCTGCTCCACATTCGTCAGGGAGTTCTGGGAGGAAAGGTTACATCTGGAGAAAATCAGGCAAAAATAGTTCTGGAGCAGATCAACAGCATTGTGAAAGGATCAAATCCTTCCTCTATTCCTATCGTTGATACAGATACCTCTATTTATGTCATTGATCATGAGAGGATGAACTACTGGGGATTCAGGGAGTCTCTCCTTCCAGAGGATGTCCTGTTATTGAACCAGTCTCCTGTTACGAGTTACAGAATCACAATACAGCTGCTGGGATTCTCAATCCTGGTACTTCTTCTCATAATGCTGACACTTATCAGGCAATCTATACTCTTAAATAAATCTTCTATAGAAGTGGAAAAGCAAAAACAAATACTATTTACGACCCTGAATTCTATTGGGGATGGTGTGATCTCAACAGATCGTGAATCCACTGTGACCTTTCTAAATGAAGTTGCCCAAAGAATAAGCGGTTGGAGCCTTGAAGAAGCGCTCAGTCAGCCACTGTCTCAGATCCTCTCCCTCCAAAGAGATCCTAACGGAGAGTCGCTGATAGATCCGGTTCAGAGGATTTTAAGGGGCAGCCCCGTTCATGTGCAGGAACAGGATACAATGCTACTTAATCGTCATGGACTGAACATCCACATCTTGGTTCGTATTTCTCCTATCCATGATCCAGAATCAGGGACTCTTTCGGGTGTCATTATCGTATTCCGAGATATCTCAGATTCTGATAAGATGCAGCAGAAACTGCACAATGAGCAAAGGAGACTGAGAGATGCCCAGGCCATGGCCATGGTGGGTAATTGGGAGTATGATCCCGAATTTGACCGCTACTGGTACTCTAAAGAGGTTTTCACCCTGACAGGAATTCATCCCAATGATGATGAAATACCCGAGTCGCTTGATCTGATGAAAATAATATTTTCCCAATGGAAGAAAGATGTGCCCCTTTCCGCAATGTTTCATAATGAAGACAGTCTCGTTAAATCGCTGATGACCATTCCCTCTAAGGATGGAAGCCGCATTCTTCATCTCATGGCCCGCCTTGCCAGAAATCCTGAGTCTGGAAAAATCATTGTCACAGGAATCATTCAGGACTTTTCTGAGTTAACCCAGACCAGGGCCGCCTTGAAAGCCAGTCAGGAACAACTTCGTCAGGCGGCCAGAATGGAAGCCGTTGGTAAACTGGCGGGAGGCATTGCACATGAATTCAATAATCTTCTCCAAATCATTCTGGGGTATAGTCAACTCCTGAAGGATGAAGCGGCAGGACAGCAGATAGTGGAGTATGTGGAACCCATACTCAAAACAGCAGCCAGCGCCCGGAATCTTACGAGACAGCTGCTGCTGTTCAGTAGAAAAGAAAATCTGGATATGGAAGCTTTTTCAATGTCTCGTCTCGTCTATAATCTGATTCCCATTTTTAGCCGGCTTTTAGAAGAAAATATTCAGCTGAAGTCCGATCTCCAGGGCGGAGATGATTGGGTTCTTGCAGATCAGCATCAGATAGAGCAGGTTCTGATCAATCTCTGTCTGAATGCCCGGGATGCCATGCTTCGCGGGGGAATCCTCACAATCAGCCAGTCTATTGAATCTACTTTCAGGTCTTTTCCCGGTATTGATGGAACCATTCCTGCAGGGGATTATGTCCATCTAACGGTCCAGGACAATGGATCTGGAATCGATGAGAGTATACTTCCAGAAATCTTTGATCCATTTTTTACCACGAAAGAGAGAGAGAAGGGGACAGGCCTCGGCCTCTCAATTGTCTATGGCATCATCAGGCAGCATAAGGGGTATCTTAACGTAAAGACGGACCCGGAGAAGGGTAGTAGTTTTCATATTTACCTGCCAAGAATAGAACCCATTGTCAGCACTTCCAAGAAGGTGACACTTCATGAGAATCATGAAGAACCAGTGGTGGATACAATCGTTTACATGGCAGAGGATGATCCAATGGTCAGGCAGTTGACGGAGACGATGCTAAGAAACAGCGGCTATATAGTTAAGAGTTTTATGAATGGGAAAGACCTGATTGAAACTCTTGAAAAGAAGCAAAAGGACGCAGAACAGATCGATTTATTCCTTTTAGACGTTATTATGCCGGAATTAGGCGGTGTTCAGGCATATCACAACCTCAGATCTTCAGGGTATGATGTGCCCGTATTATTTATGAGCGGTTATACGGAAGAACGATTGAAGAATCTGCCTGAGTTTCAGAATGTCGGTCTCATTCGCAAACCCTTTACATTGAAAGACCTGACCGCTCGTATACAGGCGCTGCTGGCTTAG
- a CDS encoding MalY/PatB family protein — translation MDFDRIIDRKNSNAAKWDSKTLKNRFGDENVLPFWVADMDFASPSIVSETLKQRADHGIFGYPATSNQFLKAWQTWTATEHNWHVPLSKVCFAPGIVGAMSLAVHLFSKPGESVIIQEPVYQPFRNMIIRNNRRPLINELKMEAGRYVMDYNDLEEKVSSRDCSLMLLCSPHNPGGRVWGKKELTELSRICLKYGVFVISDEIHADLVLGNRPHIPFSSLSDECANNAMTLMAPSKTFNIAGEKLSVAVFGSQEKRKAYTDAQLAFSCEEGSALALAIGEAAYKEGSEWLLELKAYLRENVSLIERFLETEMPGVKLMRPDAGFIGWLDFRNMGLSHKEIEERLLSIGKIAMVEGHWFGQGGEGFFRLNFGCPRSLLREGLERISASLSDNFIH, via the coding sequence ATGGATTTTGATAGAATAATTGACCGAAAAAATAGCAACGCAGCCAAATGGGACAGTAAAACTCTCAAAAATCGTTTCGGAGATGAAAATGTCCTGCCCTTCTGGGTGGCCGATATGGATTTTGCTTCTCCTTCCATTGTCAGCGAAACACTGAAACAACGAGCCGACCACGGAATTTTCGGTTACCCGGCAACCTCCAATCAATTCCTCAAAGCCTGGCAGACCTGGACAGCAACCGAACACAATTGGCATGTTCCTCTTTCTAAAGTCTGCTTTGCACCGGGAATTGTTGGCGCCATGAGCCTGGCTGTTCATCTTTTCTCAAAACCAGGGGAATCGGTTATTATCCAGGAACCTGTGTACCAGCCATTTAGAAATATGATTATCAGAAATAACAGAAGGCCTTTGATCAATGAATTGAAAATGGAAGCCGGCCGTTATGTCATGGACTATAATGATCTGGAAGAAAAAGTTTCCAGTCGGGACTGTTCCCTGATGCTGCTCTGCAGTCCTCATAACCCGGGAGGCAGAGTCTGGGGCAAAAAAGAGCTTACAGAACTATCCCGAATCTGCCTTAAATATGGAGTTTTTGTAATTTCAGATGAAATCCATGCTGACCTTGTATTGGGAAATAGACCGCATATCCCCTTCTCTTCCCTCTCGGATGAATGTGCGAATAATGCAATGACACTGATGGCACCATCAAAAACGTTTAATATCGCAGGGGAAAAACTATCCGTTGCCGTTTTTGGCTCCCAGGAAAAACGAAAGGCTTATACAGATGCTCAATTGGCATTCAGTTGTGAAGAGGGATCAGCACTGGCTCTGGCCATTGGTGAAGCAGCCTACAAAGAGGGATCAGAATGGCTTTTGGAACTGAAAGCGTACCTGAGGGAAAACGTCTCTCTCATTGAACGTTTTCTTGAAACTGAAATGCCCGGTGTTAAGTTGATGAGACCCGATGCAGGGTTCATAGGATGGCTGGATTTCAGAAACATGGGACTCAGCCACAAAGAGATTGAAGAACGCCTCCTCAGCATAGGGAAAATTGCTATGGTTGAGGGGCATTGGTTTGGTCAGGGTGGTGAAGGGTTTTTCCGCCTGAATTTCGGCTGCCCCCGCTCCTTATTAAGAGAGGGCCTCGAAAGGATCTCAGCCTCTTTGTCTGATAACTTCATACATTAG